The segment GTGACGCCGGTCGGCGTCAGCTCGCCGCGTGCGTAGGCCTGCTTCAGCGTGGCGATGGAGGCGAAGGCATCGTCTTCCGTGGCGTCGCGCGCCTGGACGGCGAAGGGCAGGGCCAGTGCGAGTGCGACGGCGAGCGTGCGGCGATGCTGCGGCATGAGATGTCTCCCCCGAGGTGTCCACCGATGGTAGCCACGGCGGCCACGCGCTGGGAAGGGCCGTGAAGGCATGGCTATACTGATGCGCCCGAGGTGTGGCCCAGGGGAGTGCATGATGCGTCGTTCGTTGCGGTGGATCGTATGGTGGTTGTGCCTGCCCGTCGCGGCGCTGGCCCAGGATGCCCCTCCGGATACGCTCGTCCAGCGCATCGCCGCCTGCGCCAGCTGCCACGGCACGCACGGCGAAGGCGGCAACAACGCCTTCAACCCCCGCCTCGCCGGCAAGCCGGCCGGTTACCTGCTACGGCAGATGCAGGATTTCCAGAAAGGCCTGCGCCACTACGAAGTGATGGAATACATGGTCGCCCCACTGGACGAGGCCTACCTGCGCGAGATCGCCGGGTACTTCGCCAGCCAGGAGGTGCCGTATACGACGCACCCCACGCCGCGCATGCCGGTCACTGCCGCCGCGCGCGGCGAGCAACTGGCCACCCGGGGCGACCCCGCGAAGGGCGTCCCGGCCTGCATGGCCTGCCACGGCCCCGAGCTGACCGGGGTGCAGCCGGACATCCCT is part of the Luteibacter pinisoli genome and harbors:
- a CDS encoding c-type cytochrome — translated: MMRRSLRWIVWWLCLPVAALAQDAPPDTLVQRIAACASCHGTHGEGGNNAFNPRLAGKPAGYLLRQMQDFQKGLRHYEVMEYMVAPLDEAYLREIAGYFASQEVPYTTHPTPRMPVTAAARGEQLATRGDPAKGVPACMACHGPELTGVQPDIPGLVGLPYDYISAQLGSWRTNTRNTTAPDCMATVVSHLTDADISAVSAWLAARPVPPDAHAAPAGSVTPPLRCGVLGG